In a genomic window of Erinaceus europaeus chromosome 12, mEriEur2.1, whole genome shotgun sequence:
- the LRRC3C gene encoding leucine-rich repeat-containing protein 3C, which yields MEEAEGSLPTVEDVTGHSRRFCSTPGLCQGLTMLPATGHLLSLLLLLGTGSTVPSLQALPQGCYMAEEAGERTFRCSQAGLSAVPGGIPNDTRKLYLDANLLASVPAGAFQHLPVLEELDLSHNVLAHLSGAAFQGLAGTLRHLDLSANQLASVPVEAFLGLQIQVNLSANPWSCDCALQEVIRRVRLAPGTAAGIVCGPGARADLVGQEFLLLAGEEELCGSGRGGARRSTDVALLVIMGGWLVLVVAYLAHYVWQNRDESRRPLKQAPALPVRSEDSSTLSTMV from the exons ATGGAAGAGGCTGAGGGAAGTCTGCCCACTGTGGAAGATGTCACAGGGCACAGCAGAAG attctGCTCCACTCCAGGACTATGTCAAGGCTTGACCATGCTCCCAGCCACAGGACACCTACTGTCCCTCCTACTGCTGCTAGGCACAGGGAGTACTGTGCCCAGCCTCCAGGCACTTCCCCAGGGCTGCTACATGGCAGAGGAAGCTGGTGAGCGAACCTTTCGCTGCAGTCAGGCAGGTCTGAGTGCCGTGCCTGGAGGCATCCCCAATGACACCCGAAAACTCTACCTGGATGCCAACCTGCTGGCATCAGTGCCCGCGGGTGCCTTCCAGCACCTGCCAGTCCTGGAAGAACTGGATTTGTCTCATAATGTCCTTGCCCACCTCTCAGGGGCCGCTTTCCAGGGTCTGGCCGGCACCCTGCGCCACCTTGACCTCTCAGCCAACCAGCTGGCCTCAGTGCCGGTGGAAGCCTTCTTGGGGCTGCAGATACAAGTGAACCTGTCTGCCAACCCCTGGAGCTGTGACTGTGCCCTCCAGGAGGTGATCAGGCGAGTGAGGCTGGCTCCAGGCACTGCTGCAGGCATTGTGTGTGGCCCCGGAGCCCGCGCAGACCTGGTGGGGCAGGAGTTCCTGCTGCTGGCAGGTGAGGAAGAGCTGTGCGGGTCAGGGAGGGGTGGGGCCCGGCGGAGCACGGACGTGGCCCTGCTGGTCATCATGGGTGGCTGGCTGGTGCTCGTGGTGGCCTATCTAGCCCACTATGTGTGGCAGAATCGGGATGAGAGCCGGCGACCCCTCAAACAGGCTCCAGCACTGCCTGTGCGCTCTGAGGACTCCTCCACTCTCAGCACCATGGTCTGA